In a genomic window of Dyadobacter fermentans DSM 18053:
- a CDS encoding glycoside hydrolase family 43 protein produces the protein MKVNKYCWVAGALLATSAFAQKKTVSQPTSISETWVTDLRDGRYQNPVLHADYSDPDACRVGDDFYMTASSFDAVPGLPILHSKDLVNWTLIGHALPRQVPIEHFEQTQHGNGVWAPAIRFHQGEFYIYYPDPDFGIYVTKAKNAAGPWSEPVLVEGGKGLIDPCPLWDDDGQVYLVHGWAGSRAGIKSVITVKKMNAEGTKVTDAGALVYDGHKIDPTVEGPKFYKRNGFYYIFAPAGGVATGWQIVLRSKNVYGPYERKVVMAEGKSGINGPHQGAWVTTSPVNGKSEDWFLHFQDKNEYGRVVHLQPMKWVNDWPVIGTDPDGDGIGDPVLTYAKPLTAKQYPPATPPESDEFSGPALGKQWQWQANPKGIWAMPAAGFLRLYSYKTPAQAKNLWDAPNVLSQKFPAEAFTVTTKFRFTPNANLSNEKTGLVIIGQSYASIYLRSGKNKMELVYATCAKAADGKPETERVLAEWKPETDLYLRVKVSKGGQCTFSYSENGTEFKTTGETFKAEPGRWIGAKAGIFCTRETQTNDSGYADYDWFRLTKD, from the coding sequence ATGAAGGTAAATAAATACTGCTGGGTAGCCGGCGCATTGCTGGCTACCTCGGCATTTGCACAGAAAAAAACGGTTTCACAACCAACATCCATTTCCGAAACCTGGGTGACCGATCTGCGCGACGGCCGCTACCAAAACCCCGTCCTGCACGCCGATTACTCCGACCCGGACGCATGCCGCGTGGGCGACGACTTCTACATGACCGCATCCAGTTTCGACGCGGTGCCCGGCCTGCCCATTCTGCATTCCAAAGATCTTGTGAACTGGACGCTGATCGGCCACGCATTGCCGAGACAAGTGCCGATCGAGCATTTTGAGCAAACGCAGCATGGCAACGGCGTGTGGGCGCCGGCGATCCGGTTTCATCAGGGAGAATTTTATATCTACTACCCCGACCCGGATTTCGGCATTTATGTCACCAAGGCTAAAAATGCTGCGGGGCCGTGGAGCGAGCCGGTGCTGGTGGAAGGAGGAAAAGGGCTGATCGATCCGTGCCCGCTCTGGGACGACGACGGGCAGGTGTACCTCGTGCACGGATGGGCGGGCAGCCGCGCGGGCATCAAGAGCGTGATCACGGTGAAGAAAATGAATGCGGAAGGCACCAAAGTGACCGACGCCGGCGCGCTCGTGTACGATGGCCACAAGATTGACCCAACCGTGGAAGGGCCCAAATTTTACAAAAGAAATGGCTTTTACTACATTTTTGCCCCTGCCGGTGGCGTGGCTACGGGCTGGCAGATTGTGCTGCGGTCCAAAAACGTGTACGGTCCTTATGAGCGGAAAGTAGTGATGGCCGAGGGCAAATCGGGCATTAACGGGCCGCACCAGGGCGCCTGGGTAACCACCAGCCCGGTGAACGGCAAATCGGAAGACTGGTTCCTGCATTTTCAGGACAAAAACGAATATGGCCGCGTGGTGCATCTGCAACCAATGAAATGGGTGAACGACTGGCCGGTAATCGGCACAGACCCGGACGGGGACGGCATCGGCGATCCCGTGCTGACGTACGCCAAACCATTGACCGCCAAGCAATACCCGCCCGCCACTCCGCCCGAGTCCGACGAATTCAGCGGGCCTGCATTGGGAAAACAATGGCAATGGCAGGCGAACCCGAAAGGCATATGGGCCATGCCCGCGGCGGGCTTTTTGAGATTATATAGTTACAAAACACCCGCACAGGCGAAAAACCTCTGGGACGCCCCAAATGTACTGTCGCAGAAATTTCCGGCAGAGGCATTTACCGTCACAACCAAATTCCGATTTACCCCGAACGCCAATCTGAGCAACGAAAAGACGGGTTTGGTGATCATCGGGCAAAGCTATGCGAGCATTTATCTGCGGAGCGGGAAAAATAAAATGGAGCTGGTTTATGCCACTTGCGCGAAAGCTGCTGACGGAAAGCCGGAAACGGAGCGCGTTTTGGCGGAATGGAAGCCGGAAACCGACCTGTACCTGCGCGTGAAAGTGAGCAAAGGCGGCCAATGCACATTCAGTTACAGCGAAAACGGCACCGAGTTTAAAACAACCGGGGAGACATTCAAAGCGGAGCCAGGCAGGTGGATCGGTGCGAAAGCGGGCATATTCTGCACCCGCGAAACACAAACCAACGACTCGGGCTATGCAGATTACGACTGGTTCCGACTGACGAAAGATTAG
- a CDS encoding LytR/AlgR family response regulator transcription factor, whose amino-acid sequence MIKVLIVDDEPRSRNVLAHYIETYVEEVREVKQAESVDNALQILKTFRPNIVFLDVEMPGKNGFDFLRALKEPAFEVIFTTAYNQYAVQAIRFSALDYLLKPVDPDELRSAVNRFLKKANVHQNPVLFDNLVRNIAHKRASEFRLAVPYQDGVSFFTLDQIVRLQGEGNYTNIYIKSRKPVLASKTLKHYEEMLTEFGFIRTHKSHLVNPKFIAKLMADHDLVELLDGSRVEISRRKKEEVLLQLPLGNQPLDK is encoded by the coding sequence ATGATCAAAGTACTTATTGTCGACGACGAGCCTAGATCAAGAAATGTGCTGGCGCATTACATTGAAACCTATGTGGAGGAGGTGCGTGAAGTAAAGCAAGCGGAATCGGTGGATAATGCCCTCCAGATACTGAAAACATTCCGGCCGAACATTGTTTTCCTGGACGTTGAAATGCCGGGCAAGAACGGCTTCGACTTTCTCAGGGCATTGAAGGAACCGGCTTTCGAAGTGATTTTTACCACGGCTTACAATCAGTACGCCGTGCAGGCGATCCGGTTCAGCGCATTGGACTACCTGCTGAAACCCGTCGATCCCGACGAGTTGCGGTCGGCCGTGAACCGTTTTCTCAAAAAGGCCAACGTACATCAGAACCCCGTGCTGTTCGATAACCTGGTCCGGAACATTGCCCACAAAAGGGCCAGCGAATTCCGTCTGGCGGTGCCTTATCAGGACGGCGTATCGTTTTTCACGCTCGACCAGATCGTCCGGTTGCAGGGAGAGGGTAACTATACCAATATTTACATCAAAAGCCGGAAACCCGTTCTCGCGAGCAAGACGCTCAAACACTATGAAGAAATGCTGACGGAATTCGGCTTTATCCGCACACACAAATCACACCTGGTGAATCCGAAATTTATTGCAAAACTCATGGCTGACCATGATCTGGTGGAATTGCTGGATGGCAGCCGTGTAGAAATATCGAGACGCAAGAAGGAAGAAGTGCTTTTACAATTGCCGCTCGGAAACCAGCCACTCGATAAGTGA
- a CDS encoding histidine kinase, which yields MSFFLKRLFWTMSVMGLWLYSGGLRAQTLFQNIRWQDGLSAKQIRCLYKDSSGFLWIGTSAGLDRYDGAVVRRFHDAAGGQKHYVNAIWPFGGEDTLMIGLRRGVLLFDKKNGRFSHDPRFRELANRYIVSIRQDGRQRIWIGTSDGLFVYQNNKLGPVTDLFPDARKFDFRGFELKVMVYDTLRRGMWVGGNRPLFIDCKADRVYFKGNNVLRSPLLESAKVHAIAVDRTGNVWYGCDTDPSLNYWNYRTGKVDTHYALDGKLIGEGCNFIFMDRQDRLWVSTWLFAAFVKEPGQPFRKIEYSQDQAYTIAYGHFRDAISDAQGNVWLGTINGVSKTLPKNPIEAIYKLPSFPFFLETNFAHANSITVDGSMIVACKEDGVVFYNTADRKYQKFVTPSKRLRNNRFVMTAKVDDTWWFAGFDGIYSLSPGETVLRRFNQTKPGLASYEAPFVFLDKQKNIWFQIDGDAIYRYQPATKTTLRFDGTDPRYGLFAFADAQAFIPLSNGDILFSVQGKGMLRYDHQREHFSMLPAPDIAEEYIYEMRQSKTGEIWAAATSSGLLKIDAGGKVIRSITTKDGLPYDQISSLGIDDKGVIWCASREGLATYDPASNNVSKVELDLGKTLQDYWNYVTLAEGKIYAVMLDHVVVINPRHFASVPVQKPPAITSVKIFGQERLQDLDGGPLELNPDESFVAFQYASLSHRDIPSLQYSYQLVGLDNDWVMAGRNITASYTNLLPGEYVFKVRSTDENGRWMRTAQTLSLKVLPHWWQTWWFFVVCALATGGSLYWFARIYTKRRHKKDLDDTIEYFANSVYGDNSVNEICWDIARNCISKLHFEDCVVYLLDKETNTLIQKAAYGPKSPKEYEILNPIEIPVGEGIVGTAAATGLPQIIGDTSKDPRYIIDDQARFSELAVPILHEGQVIGVIDSEHPSKNFYNHDHVRAISTIAAISANKITEAMARAQAERQEIMLLRINKMLAESQLMALRAQMNPHFIFNCLNSIQECIVTQKYTEASKYLNKFAKLFRLVLNNSGRNLVTIAEERDVLELYLELELMRFGQGFTYSIEIDPELEDDYVRLPSMLLQPFVENGLWHGLMHKQGDRHMRISFFLTGPEQFACEIEDNGIGRKKSAELRQNSSRTREHESRGIRICEDRIDVLARQGNHAQMEVTDLYDDAGNPTGTLVRIELSTYLYQT from the coding sequence TATGGGTCTCTGGCTGTACAGCGGAGGCCTTCGGGCGCAGACGTTATTCCAGAACATCCGCTGGCAGGATGGCCTTAGTGCAAAGCAAATCCGCTGTTTGTACAAAGATTCATCCGGCTTTTTGTGGATTGGCACGTCTGCCGGCCTCGACCGTTACGACGGTGCCGTCGTCCGGCGTTTTCATGATGCGGCGGGAGGTCAGAAGCATTATGTGAATGCGATTTGGCCGTTCGGCGGAGAGGACACGCTGATGATCGGCCTGCGGCGCGGTGTGCTTTTGTTTGATAAAAAAAACGGCCGCTTTTCGCATGATCCCCGGTTTCGAGAGCTGGCAAATCGCTACATCGTCAGCATCCGTCAGGATGGCCGGCAGCGCATCTGGATCGGGACCTCCGATGGCCTGTTTGTTTACCAAAATAATAAACTAGGTCCTGTCACCGATCTGTTTCCCGACGCCCGCAAATTCGATTTCCGTGGCTTTGAGCTAAAAGTGATGGTGTACGATACGCTGAGACGCGGGATGTGGGTAGGAGGTAACCGGCCGCTGTTTATCGATTGCAAAGCCGACCGCGTATACTTCAAAGGAAACAATGTCCTGCGCAGCCCGCTGCTCGAATCGGCGAAAGTGCACGCGATCGCCGTCGACCGTACGGGAAATGTGTGGTATGGCTGCGATACCGACCCGTCGCTGAACTACTGGAACTACCGCACCGGCAAAGTGGACACGCATTATGCGCTGGATGGCAAGCTGATTGGTGAGGGCTGCAATTTCATTTTTATGGACCGGCAGGACCGGCTGTGGGTCTCTACCTGGCTCTTTGCGGCATTTGTGAAAGAACCGGGGCAGCCTTTCCGCAAAATCGAATACAGCCAGGACCAGGCCTACACCATCGCTTACGGGCATTTTCGGGACGCGATTTCCGACGCGCAAGGCAATGTATGGCTCGGGACGATCAATGGCGTGAGCAAAACGCTCCCCAAAAATCCCATCGAGGCGATTTACAAACTGCCCAGCTTTCCGTTTTTTCTCGAAACAAACTTTGCCCATGCCAACTCCATCACCGTCGACGGCAGCATGATCGTGGCCTGCAAGGAAGATGGCGTTGTGTTCTACAACACGGCAGATCGCAAATACCAGAAATTCGTGACGCCCAGCAAACGGCTGCGCAATAACCGGTTCGTTATGACCGCCAAAGTGGACGATACCTGGTGGTTTGCCGGTTTCGACGGTATTTACTCACTCTCGCCCGGAGAAACCGTGTTGCGGCGCTTCAACCAGACGAAGCCCGGCCTGGCATCCTACGAAGCACCCTTTGTTTTTTTGGATAAACAAAAAAATATATGGTTCCAGATTGACGGCGACGCCATTTACCGCTACCAGCCGGCTACTAAAACGACCCTGCGGTTTGACGGTACCGACCCGCGTTACGGCCTTTTCGCATTCGCCGATGCACAGGCTTTTATACCGCTTTCAAATGGCGACATTCTGTTTAGCGTGCAGGGCAAAGGAATGCTGCGCTATGATCACCAACGCGAGCATTTCTCCATGCTGCCCGCGCCCGACATTGCCGAGGAGTACATTTATGAAATGCGCCAAAGCAAAACCGGCGAAATATGGGCCGCGGCGACTTCCAGCGGCCTGCTCAAAATCGATGCGGGCGGGAAGGTGATCCGGAGTATCACGACGAAGGATGGCTTGCCGTACGACCAGATTTCGTCACTGGGCATTGACGACAAGGGCGTAATCTGGTGCGCGAGCCGCGAAGGATTGGCAACGTATGATCCCGCGAGCAACAATGTGAGCAAGGTGGAGCTCGATTTGGGCAAGACCTTGCAGGATTACTGGAATTACGTGACGCTGGCCGAGGGCAAAATTTACGCGGTCATGCTCGACCACGTCGTGGTAATCAACCCGCGGCATTTCGCTTCGGTGCCGGTGCAGAAGCCTCCGGCCATTACCTCCGTGAAGATATTCGGGCAGGAGCGGTTGCAGGACCTGGACGGCGGGCCGCTGGAACTGAACCCGGACGAATCGTTCGTCGCATTCCAGTACGCCTCGCTCAGTCACCGCGACATTCCGTCGCTGCAATACAGCTACCAGCTCGTGGGCCTCGACAACGACTGGGTGATGGCGGGCCGCAACATCACGGCGTCGTATACCAACCTCCTTCCCGGCGAATATGTTTTCAAAGTGAGAAGTACCGATGAAAATGGCCGCTGGATGCGCACCGCGCAAACGCTGAGCCTGAAAGTATTGCCGCATTGGTGGCAAACCTGGTGGTTTTTCGTTGTGTGCGCCCTTGCGACAGGCGGTTCGCTCTACTGGTTTGCCCGGATTTATACTAAAAGGCGGCATAAGAAGGATCTCGACGACACGATCGAGTACTTTGCCAACAGCGTTTACGGGGATAACTCGGTGAACGAAATTTGCTGGGACATTGCCCGCAATTGCATTTCAAAGCTGCATTTCGAGGATTGCGTCGTGTATTTGCTCGATAAGGAAACCAACACACTCATCCAGAAAGCCGCCTACGGTCCCAAAAGTCCGAAGGAATATGAAATCCTGAACCCGATCGAAATACCGGTCGGCGAGGGGATCGTGGGCACGGCGGCCGCCACCGGGTTGCCGCAAATCATCGGCGACACGTCCAAAGACCCGCGTTATATCATCGACGACCAGGCGCGGTTTTCGGAACTCGCCGTGCCCATTCTGCACGAGGGCCAGGTGATCGGCGTGATCGACTCGGAGCATCCCAGCAAGAATTTTTATAACCACGATCACGTCCGTGCGATTTCCACGATCGCGGCCATCAGCGCCAACAAAATCACCGAGGCTATGGCCCGCGCGCAGGCGGAAAGGCAGGAGATTATGCTGCTTCGCATTAATAAAATGCTGGCGGAGAGTCAGCTAATGGCCCTGCGTGCGCAGATGAACCCGCATTTTATCTTTAATTGCCTGAATAGCATACAGGAATGCATCGTCACCCAGAAATACACCGAAGCGAGCAAGTACCTGAATAAATTCGCCAAGCTGTTCAGGCTGGTGCTCAACAACTCGGGCAGGAACCTCGTCACGATCGCCGAGGAGCGCGACGTGCTGGAACTTTACCTCGAACTGGAACTGATGCGTTTCGGACAGGGATTTACCTATTCCATTGAAATAGATCCCGAGCTGGAAGACGATTATGTGCGCCTGCCGTCCATGCTGCTGCAACCGTTCGTGGAAAACGGGCTGTGGCACGGGCTCATGCATAAGCAGGGCGACCGGCACATGCGGATCAGTTTTTTCCTGACCGGCCCCGAACAATTCGCCTGCGAAATCGAGGACAACGGCATTGGGAGGAAAAAATCGGCAGAACTACGCCAGAATTCCTCGCGTACACGGGAACACGAGTCGCGCGGGATACGTATCTGTGAAGACCGGATCGACGTGCTGGCGCGGCAGGGGAACCACGCGCAGATGGAGGTGACAGACCTTTACGACGACGCCGGCAACCCCACCGGAACGCTTGTCAGAATAGAATTATCCACCTATTTATATCAAACCTAG